TGTCACCTACCATCTTTATTTTGCCAAAATAAAGATGGTAAAAAATGAAAGACATCAACTGTGAACTTTTAATTTAATCAGACATCAGTATGCAGAGCGTTTCACATTGTGTTcagcatgaaaaataaatgctgCTACtgcttttttctttctgtatgtatgtcatcaatatatatatatatatatatatatatatatatatatatatatatatatatatatatatatatatatatatatatatatatatatatatatatatatatatatatatatatatatctgtgtgtgtgtgtgtgtgtgtgtgtgtgtgtgtgtgttttagttTGTAAATGAACAAGTAAATCAAGGTTCTTTTTTGTGTATTATATGCAAAAAActaaatatgtttttcttttgttttcatttcaaaacacaTTGTATTAGTATAGACTGCTGTGAACCACAGAACATGAATGTGAAGTGAAAGCTTTTGGTATTTATGTGGCAGCATTGTTAAAAGGGCCCCTTATGGACGTGTCGCGCGTGATTGCTGAAGTGTTTCTAAATCATGAAAATAGAGTAATAGCTACTAGTAAATAGTTGCCGCTAACCTGTTTGAATAGCGTCAGGATGTTTATCAATCCACTCCGGTAAACTCAAGCCGAAAAAAGTTGAAAAGCCGAGAATAAAGAGATTCCTAGAGGAGTTCAGGTCCACGAACTGAAGGTTCGacaatcccaccgctgccaccatTCCTGAAAAATGAGAGCTGTCAGAGAATCGAACATATCCAATCAGACATCGTTTATTTCGGAAAATCTGTGAAGCTTATGATTTCTTTTGTCCGTCGCTTTTTGCTTGAAGAATTCAAGAAGGTCACAAGAATCACATTACAACGTTGAGCTATCCACTTTGTGAGTTCTTGGTTCAAGGTCAGATGCCTGTATTCAGCGCAAAGTTGTATCACACTAGAGATCTTAAAACCGACAATCGTGGTAGCTGCTCGATAGAAGCAGAACAAAAGGACACATACATCACACCATATAAACATAGGTTCGAGGAGAGTTGTGGgaagaaatatttcacatctTACCAAATGTTACCATGAACATCCCACCGACAACAGGAGTTGGGATAGTTACGAAGAGAGCCCCGAATTTGCCCAAACATCCCAGCACGATCATAATCACACCACCCGCCTGAATAACCCGACGACTGCCAACCTGGAAACAtttacgggggggggggggggggtattgaAAATATAAgttatattttgtaacatttacccGGGATTTGACATTAGTTGAAACGCTGTCTGTGCAGTAGGTGACGTGAGTTATTGCATAGCGACACGATACGTTGAGTTACACTAGACCAGTGACGagtaataaactgcaattaccATCAGTGTATCTTTTCTTAACCATGGTTGCTGTAGTGGGTGTGTAAGTTgtagtatttaagcatttacacgaacaattaaaataaaaaataactgaGGTTAATTTGCACGAGgcagtgaccatttgccaactattacactgtcgctGCCGTTTTGGTTTTACACTGTATGCTGTAGTCTATTACACTGAAGTCTATTTTGTCATCTTAACAATTGTTGTATGTTAGTATTTTGTGTTAAGAGTAGCTCATAGAATTTCTACAGCTACGGAAAGAATCCGACGAAACATTTCGGGATTGGTGTATGGAAATTAACATGTAATCAATCAAACTATAGAAACCTCTAGCTGTCACATTTCGTTATTTACTGCAAGAAGATTCATCTTTAGTAGTTAATCTTTTACCTTAGTGATGCCGATAGCTCCAATATTCTCGCTGTACGACGTGGTGCCATTCCCTGAACCCCAAACACCAGCAAGTATGCAGCCAATACCTTCAATACCGATCCCTGTTAGCAACAATGTAACTACTTCTCACTTGATGCATGATATCGGTATCTTGTTGCATGCTGTTGCTATCTTGTTGCATGATATTGCTATTTTTGTTGTATGATATTGCTATCTTGTTGCATGATATTGCTAAGTTGTCTATTGTTGGGGCTTAGATATCTCCTTATCTTTTTGCAACATAGTAAACAGTATAAGAATCGGTGCAAAGATCATCGTTGGTAAGCGTTACATAAACAGTTGTTTAGCTACAGAAacggactacatgtatgtgaaatcaCCTCACCTCGTCAGGCATATGGCAAATGTTCGGAAGCAAAGCCATATCAATTTACGCTTAAATCGAAAACTTTGTGTTCGTGTAACGTCCATATTGTCAGTATCTCAGACGATTGGAGCTTAAAGCAATACCAAAGCGGAAGATCAGCTCCACCTGACTCCACCTGATATATATAGTCTTGTATGTGCCGACATAGTACGATTTATTCAATGCTACTCGCTGCCTAAATAATGCAATTATCATAGGTTAATTACTCTGCACATAGATTCTTAGATATAGGGACATGAAACATCGCCGAAAGCTGGttcctttgtattgttttcatgttattgtgtaTAAGATGTGTTGACCTGACATAATGTTGAGTTCTTCTAATtaatgcaattaacatcactgcagtgtATTTTTAGGTAATTCAGTTTAGAGGCGGGTATAATGCCTTACcagttaagcatttacatgaacggaaAACTGGCGGAAACTGACAAGAGAATGATTTCATCAgaaattcctgggtgagttataCAGTTAATAATTTACTGGGATGGAGCTGTGGGGTTTATCACCTCTGTTAATGGCGTGATCAGGTGGCGGAGGAGCGCCGCTTAACCGTGCACAGGCGTAGTAATCTCCCACGGACTCTACCATTGATGCCAGGACACCTGCCAGCATGGCAAATACTCCTGCTGTACTGACTGTTGGGGTACCCCATTGTCCTGTGATGTGAAATGTGAGAGAGATATAGGCCTATGGATCCGAAAAAGAGAGAGCAATGCTGGTTGAGGTACAAAACAACAACTACCCACCAGGCCTAAAAATAACATTTCGATGAACTTAGGAAGCCACACTTTAATAAATATCTCACAACCAgaggtttttttaaaaaaaacatatgtccATAGTTTTAGTTATCTAAatcctttaattatattctttccataatatgtatatgtattttttcctGTCATGAATAAAGAGGTTACAGTTTTACCGTTTCCCCCCCTCAGTTTTGTGTTATAACATGCCAAAATGACATACTATTTCAGGATATGCTATGTCTTCCCAGGTGAGAATGCATGGTTCATTTCTAAATTCACACTTCACAAAATAGGTATTTTTATTGTGTGATATTCACTCAAATGAAATTAGTATAGGTAGGTTGGGGtacaaagatttttttcaaatctaCATATATCGTAAACatagaaaattatttgtttcagaTATTTTCTATCGttggaaaatgtaaaaacagctGTCAAAGATATAAAGATGGTATAAATCTGAAAACTTTCCAAACTGTGACAACTATCGATAGTTTGAATAATGTCGTTTCTCTAGACGTGATTCTTTATTGCTTGTGTTTTACCGaatagaaaatgaaaacaagggAAAAACAAAACTAGTAATAACCTGGGTATGGAAATCGGAACCAGGGGGCGCTGTTCAGCACCACTATCCTGGAGTCGGTCCTGGCTTGATAGCCCCAGCCATCGGGGTCAGAGGTCAGGGCCCCAGACACCGTCAGAATATAACACACCAACCAGGACAGGCACATACCGAGAAGAACCTGGGCGAAAAGGTTTGCTTTATCATAGAAACCAATATATATTATAGCACTTATTGATTTTGTAACTGGTTGCCTTCTCCCGCAATGCTCTCTTTTGAAATCCGCTTATGGAAGTGTATTGCCATATGGCTTTTTTTTGTCAGTAATGGTGCAATGGGGAGTGCTCAAAGCAGCAATGTAAAATACCGATGATAAACCTAGATTTAGGATCATGAATTAGATATACTGAAATACGCCTATACTCCGACAACTTTTCACCGCAAAGTCTGCATGGAGGACGCTTGTATTTTCCACTCATCGCATATCTGTATTATTAGAGTTTATGAGTATTTAGAAGCCTCCACTTTACCTTTGGTATCTCCAATTTCTGATTAAACATCAAACTTATGAGACTTCAGGAAAAGCCAGAAATAAACTAcccaccccaccctcaccccccgTTCCCCTCTTGTTACTTAATTGTGCCAACGAAACAATGAcagttggattcgaacttgtCACCATACTTTTTCACTTACTGGTAAAAAACTAGATATCCCCTTGTATTCATGTAGCAATAGAGAAATTTGTAAAGGTAACTAAAGCACTAACGTATAACAATGTGTATACTTACAGGAAATAATCGCAACAAAGGGAAACGACCGATTCTAAATCCCTTTCCTCTCTTGTACACAGGTAAAGGAAATTTTAATTCGCGAAGATACTGTGAAAACAGGGCTATAAAGAATATCGTCCTGAAAATAATTGGTTGTAAatagcatatatttatttacttacatgacaGTCGTTGAAAACCATACCGGCATTTTACACCGCCGTAACAGGGTGAACTGTCTCGAATGTGAAAAACTAACGTGCACAATGTtactggagtgagtgagtgtttgggtttaacgttgtacttaacatttttttcagcacTATTGCTGGAAGATAACTGATTTTCGACATTTGACTGTGCACATGGCTTCTCATAGTCCCAAGGAAACTGATAAAGGCAAATTATAGTATTTACAAGCAATTacaccacaagtacatgtaataaaaattaatattaagTATAACtaattaattttaacatatgAATAATTATTTTAACATCGTTAACGCTAGTTCACCATTAGGCTTCAGACTAATCAGAGAAACAATCTTTTGCAAATAATTTGAAAGTATTGCTTTTGGATAAAGTTGCACATAATATAAATTAGCTGTAGGCAAAAATATGtaggtagttttttttttaaactattcATTCTTCGCAAACTTTTGATTTATTAGATCGCAACACTTAAAACTAAgtcatttaaaggaaaaggcctCCAAAagtcgaagtaggcatcactaaatagatcacTTCAAACTATACATAGATATActatcatttattatttttagattttcgTGAATAGAGTTAAAGGCCAACATGTGAATTTTATGGTGGACTTTACGGctatactatcagaggttaggaactctgacgtcacagacagttttttcaactctaatcacgacactgcaTGTTGGGATAACTGTTTacacccatgagtaaaagattactgaaacaaTGTCaccaaaaattcctttctttttGGTGAACATCACGAAAAAAGGTGATATAACGTCGGAGTTCCTAGACAGCGTCAGTACGGCTCATAAGCCTACTCCTgtttaaatgcctttcaacacggttaaaaaaaatctgaaaaaataaatgaaagtatttttacgcatagtttttagttgtctgtaagatgaaccttacttcatattcaagctttcttttactttaaaacttAGAAGTTGTTATATAATCATGTGATGTTACTGTCACGGATcgtattttacttatttaattctTATAAAGTTATGGACGTCAGACATTGATGCATTTCAGCAACTTACATGACAGCGACCCACCAAAACTGTGAGGCTTGCTCAGAAGCAGATGCGAACAGTGACAGCCCGATAAGACTGATGGTAGGAGTTATCGCTAACGGCCCAATAAACCGCAAGATAAAGCCCATAAAACCGCTGAATCCTATCACAACTTGGAACAAAGCTGACACGGTTATCGCCCCTTGAATCTGGGAAAAACAACACGCAGTgagccagtttttttttttttttttttttgatccgttaaaaaacacaaaatgcgATAAAATAAGGCGTTTGGTTTTCTTCCCACAAGCCCTTATAGCCGCGGCCAACAAATGTTTGGTTTTAATAATCTAATATCATCCCTAAACAGGGGAAATAGTTTACAAGTGTAACAGTAACAGGAAGATCCGAGATAGTCATTTGTTTCCAAAGTGATTATCACTCTAGCAATACGACAGATTCTTAAATCATTATCACTCCAGTCATAAGGCAGATTCGTAAGTGATGATTGCTCCAGTCAAAAGGCAGATTCTTAAGCGATGAAATCTCAGGTCAAAAGACAGATTCTTAAATCATTATCACTCTAGTAATAAGACAGATTCGTAAGTGATGATTATTCGAGTCATATGACAGATTATCTTATGAAGATCATTCCAGCAATAAAGCTGCTTCTTAAGAGATAATCATTCCAGTAATACGACAGATTCGTAAGTTATGAATACTTTAGTAATAAGAGATATTCTCCAGGGTTTATTATTCTCCCGATAAGGCTAATATTGATGTACACATGACTTACTTCCCGCACTCTAGCCTGCCACAGTG
This DNA window, taken from Liolophura sinensis isolate JHLJ2023 chromosome 11, CUHK_Ljap_v2, whole genome shotgun sequence, encodes the following:
- the LOC135477610 gene encoding solute carrier family 23 member 1-like isoform X1, producing MTGDNSQLPEGNPAQDERNKPGGPRDLLYSVDENPPWYFCIALGLQQYLTAFGGILTVPLLLAPYFCMADDHLSVSQLICTIFFVSGICTLLQTTVGCRLPIVKVGRFPSLPLQSPFCLYPSGAVHSLIQITVALTGRLYRSPGVMSKHRPLWQARVREIQGAITVSALFQVVIGFSGFMGFILRFIGPLAITPTISLIGLSLFASASEQASQFWWVAVMTIFFIALFSQYLRELKFPLPVYKRGKGFRIGRFPLLRLFPVLLGMCLSWLVCYILTVSGALTSDPDGWGYQARTDSRIVVLNSAPWFRFPYPGQWGTPTVSTAGVFAMLAGVLASMVESVGDYYACARLSGAPPPPDHAINRGIGIEGIGCILAGVWGSGNGTTSYSENIGAIGITKVGSRRVIQAGGVIMIVLGCLGKFGALFVTIPTPVVGGMFMVTFGMVAAVGLSNLQFVDLNSSRNLFILGFSTFFGLSLPEWIDKHPDAIQTGSQVADQILTVLCGTSMFVGGFFGFLMDNTIPGTDEERGILKWRQIVHTTTEQASGKNAADYSTYDFPLVQKFFNRWSWMSYVPFCPTFQGFRRCSGDRLKPSSDNEAQGTDNFGYVSMRKPGKARKYPQVAGGFSHVSRRSQHELDLKSQ
- the LOC135477610 gene encoding solute carrier family 23 member 1-like isoform X2, whose protein sequence is MTGDNSQLPEGNPAQDERNKPGGPRDLLYSVDENPPWYFCIALGLQQYLTAFGGILTVPLLLAPYFCMADDHLSVSQLICTIFFVSGICTLLQTTVGCRLPIVKVGRFPSLPLQSPFCLYPSGAVHSLIQITVALTGRLYRSPGVMSKHRPLWQARVREIQGAITVSALFQVVIGFSGFMGFILRFIGPLAITPTISLIGLSLFASASEQASQFWWVAVMTIFFIALFSQYLRELKFPLPVYKRGKGFRIGRFPLLRLFPVLLGMCLSWLVCYILTVSGALTSDPDGWGYQARTDSRIVVLNSAPWFRFPYPGQWGTPTVSTAGVFAMLAGVLASMVESVGDYYACARLSGAPPPPDHAINRGIGIEGIGCILAGVWGSGNGTTSYSENIGAIGITKVGSRRVIQAGGVIMIVLGCLGKFGALFVTIPTPVVGGMFMVTFGMVAAVGLSNLQFVDLNSSRNLFILGFSTFFGLSLPEWIDKHPDAIQTGSQVADQILTVLCGTSMFVGGFFGFLMDNTIPGTDEERGILKWRQIVHTTTEQASGKNAADYSTYDFPLVQKFFNRWSWMSYVPFCPTFQGFRRCSGDRLKPSSDNEAQGTDNFGYGNEVEDSESVEKQMTRL